From a single Kitasatospora sp. NBC_00458 genomic region:
- a CDS encoding ATP-binding protein has translation MSPLSSARFPVPLEWGVSPGPEAVPAARWLVGAIVREWGVPLADDAFQDLELCASEVIANALLHTGDRCAVTVLRRPGRLRVEVADRCPVLARRERGVEATGGRGLLLVEALAEAWGWCPRGDGKVVWFEFPEEREAPCPTRGWGTAPGLAAA, from the coding sequence GTGAGCCCGCTCAGCAGTGCCCGGTTCCCGGTGCCGCTGGAATGGGGGGTGTCGCCGGGGCCGGAGGCGGTGCCGGCGGCGCGGTGGCTGGTGGGGGCGATCGTGCGGGAGTGGGGCGTGCCGCTCGCGGACGACGCGTTCCAGGACCTGGAGTTGTGCGCGAGTGAGGTGATCGCCAATGCGCTGCTGCACACCGGGGACCGCTGTGCCGTGACGGTGCTGCGGCGGCCGGGGCGGCTGAGGGTCGAGGTGGCCGACCGGTGTCCCGTGCTCGCGCGGCGGGAGCGCGGGGTCGAAGCGACCGGCGGGCGTGGGCTGTTGCTGGTGGAAGCGCTGGCCGAGGCCTGGGGCTGGTGTCCGCGAGGGGACGGCAAGGTGGTCTGGTTCGAGTTCCCCGAGGAGCGCGAAGCGCCGTGCCCCACACGCGGGTGGGGCACGGCGCCGGGCCTCGCGGCGGCGTAG